Proteins encoded within one genomic window of Ranitomeya variabilis isolate aRanVar5 chromosome 4, aRanVar5.hap1, whole genome shotgun sequence:
- the LOC143767074 gene encoding uncharacterized protein LOC143767074, whose amino-acid sequence MGGPPLSVVPSWAQRNTVIEDDCTRRSEGQLTSSIFNSDDLEIPQDTIEVNFITPYIPSSLHSKDLSSDSLKQVQSSDSLPTTEENQSHKIRMKTLTAGKAKKQFSRSEYGNSFPLEKYFLEHQTIQISENRFSCSKCRKCFNQKSYFVKHQKTHTGEKPFSCSECGKCFNQIQHFDYHQRTHTGEKPFLCSECGKCFNRKQHLDYHQRTHTGEKPFSCSECGKCFNRKQHLHRHQRTHTGEKPFSCSECGKCFNRKQHLDYHQRTHTGEKPFSCSECGKCFNQKQNLDSHQRTHTGKKPFSCLECGKFFTEKSTLTTHQRTHTGEKPFSCLECGKCFIKKSMLASHQRTHTGEKPFSCSQCGKCFTEKSTLVKHQRTHTGEKPFSCSQCGKCFNRKQDLYRNQRTHTGNKQFSCSECGKYFNQKRRLNIHQRTHMGRNLFPVQNVENVL is encoded by the exons atgggcggaccccctctctccgtggtgccatcatgggctcagagaaataccgttatcg aagatgactgtaccaggagatcagagggacagctgacatcttcaatttttaattcAGATgaccttgagatcccacaggatactatTGAAGTGAATTTCATTACTCCATATATACCATCATCTCTTCATAGCAAAgatctgtcttctgattcattgaaACAGGTccagtcttctgattcattaccaactactgaggaaaatcaaagtcacaaaataagaatGAAAACACTAACTGCTGGTAAAGCAAAGAAACAATTTTCACGTTCAGAATATGGCAATAGTTTTCCCCTTGAAAAGTATTTTCTTGAACATCAAACAATTCAGATATCAGaaaatagattttcttgttccaagtgtagaaaatgttttaaccagaaatcatattttgttaagcatcagaaaactcacacaggggagaagcctttttcatgttcagaatgtgggaaatgttttaaccagatacAGCATTTTGattaccaccagagaacccacacaggggagaagccttttttatgttcagaatgtgggaaatgttttaatcggaaacagcatcttgattaccaccagagaacccacacaggggagaagcctttttcatgttcagaatgtgggaaatgttttaatcggaaacagCATCTTCatagacaccagagaacccacacaggggagaagcctttttcatgttcagaatgtgggaaatgttttaatcggaaacagcatcttgattaccaccagagaacccacacaggggagaagcctttttcatgttcagaatgtgggaaatgttttaaccagaaacagAATCTTGAtagtcaccagagaacccacacagggaagaagccattttcatgcttagaatgtgggaaattttttacagagaaatcaactcttactacacatcagagaactcacactggggagaagcccttttcatgtttagaatgtgggaaatgttttataaagAAATCAATGCTTGCCagccatcaaagaactcacacaggggagaagcctttttcatgttcacaatgtggaaaatgttttacagaaaaatcgactcttgttaaacatcagagaactcacacaggggagaagcctttttcatgttcacaatgtgggaaatgttttaacaggaaacagGATCTTtatagaaaccagagaacccacacagggaataagcaattttcatgttcagaatgtgggaaatattttaaccagaaacgGCGTCTTAATATACATCAGAGAACCCAcatggggagaaacctttttcctgttcagaatgtggaaaatgttttatga